The following proteins come from a genomic window of candidate division KSB1 bacterium:
- the ruvC gene encoding crossover junction endodeoxyribonuclease RuvC: MTASLEKRVLAVDPGTGVVGYAVLAWREGEARILEASVLRLGRREGQAARLLALHRGLCEVIARCQPEEVAVEEAFFAKNARSALKLGEARGVVLLTAAQEGLPVFEYTPAEVKQAVVGYGGASKQQVQRMVATRLGLPSLPRPYDVADALAIALCHCQRENGSQKDLTSGQRE; encoded by the coding sequence TTGACAGCAAGCCTGGAGAAGAGGGTCCTCGCCGTTGATCCCGGTACCGGAGTGGTGGGTTACGCCGTCCTGGCCTGGAGAGAGGGAGAGGCGAGGATTCTCGAGGCCTCCGTCCTGCGTCTGGGAAGGAGGGAGGGGCAGGCGGCCCGTCTTCTGGCTCTGCACCGGGGGCTGTGTGAGGTTATAGCCCGTTGCCAACCCGAGGAGGTGGCCGTTGAGGAGGCTTTCTTCGCGAAGAACGCCCGCAGTGCCCTCAAACTCGGCGAAGCGCGGGGGGTGGTGCTTCTCACGGCGGCGCAGGAAGGCTTGCCGGTGTTCGAGTACACGCCCGCTGAAGTGAAGCAGGCGGTGGTCGGCTACGGGGGAGCTTCGAAGCAGCAGGTGCAGAGGATGGTGGCTACCCGACTCGGTCTTCCCTCACTTCCCCGCCCCTACGACGTGGCCGATGCTCTGGCGATTGCCCTCTGCCACTGCCAGCGAGAGAACGGTTCGCAGAAAGACCTGACGAGCGGCCAGCGGGAGTAG
- the queA gene encoding tRNA preQ1(34) S-adenosylmethionine ribosyltransferase-isomerase QueA, whose protein sequence is MKLSDFKFNLPEKLIAQYPAEPRDHCRLMVLHRDSQKIEEGIFRDILKYLEPGDVLVVNETMVFPARLMGTKDKTDAQVEIFLLRELEKDLWEVLVKPARKVRVGNKLRVGNELIADVIDNTVSGGRVVRFRYQGDFNEIVDRLGQTPLPPYIEREPEPRDREWYQTVYARVRGAVAAPTAGLHFTKELLEEAKAKGVKMAAVLLHVGLGTFRPVMVEDLSRHKMDSEYYEISQEAAETINESKRAGKKVIAVGTSVVRTLETSVTSEGWVKPGSGWTDKFIYPPYDFKVVNALITNFHLPASTLLMMVCAFGGYDFVMKAYRKAIRDKYRFYSYGDAMLIL, encoded by the coding sequence ATGAAACTCTCTGACTTCAAGTTCAACCTCCCGGAGAAACTGATCGCCCAGTACCCGGCCGAGCCGCGTGACCATTGTCGCCTCATGGTCCTGCACCGCGACAGCCAAAAGATTGAGGAGGGTATCTTTCGCGACATCCTGAAGTACCTGGAGCCGGGGGATGTCCTGGTCGTCAACGAGACCATGGTCTTCCCTGCCCGCCTCATGGGGACGAAGGACAAGACGGACGCGCAGGTCGAGATCTTCCTCCTTCGTGAGCTCGAAAAGGACCTGTGGGAGGTGCTAGTCAAACCCGCCCGCAAGGTGCGAGTCGGAAACAAACTGCGGGTCGGCAACGAGCTCATCGCGGATGTGATCGACAATACGGTGAGCGGGGGCCGCGTGGTCCGCTTCCGCTACCAGGGCGATTTCAACGAGATCGTCGATCGCCTCGGCCAAACGCCCCTTCCTCCGTACATCGAGCGGGAGCCTGAGCCAAGAGATCGGGAATGGTACCAGACTGTCTACGCCCGGGTGCGCGGCGCCGTGGCTGCCCCCACCGCCGGGCTTCACTTCACGAAGGAGCTACTGGAGGAGGCTAAGGCCAAGGGGGTCAAGATGGCCGCTGTTCTCCTACACGTGGGGCTCGGGACCTTCCGCCCCGTGATGGTGGAGGACTTGAGCCGGCACAAGATGGACTCAGAGTACTACGAGATCTCTCAGGAGGCCGCCGAGACGATCAACGAGTCCAAACGCGCCGGGAAGAAGGTGATCGCTGTGGGCACGAGCGTCGTACGGACGCTGGAGACTTCCGTGACCTCGGAGGGATGGGTGAAGCCCGGAAGCGGGTGGACGGACAAGTTCATCTATCCTCCGTACGACTTCAAGGTGGTGAACGCCCTCATTACCAACTTCCACCTGCCGGCGTCGACCCTGTTGATGATGGTCTGCGCTTTCGGCGGGTACGACTTTGTGATGAAAGCCTACCGCAAGGCCATCCGCGACAAGTACCGCTTCTACAGCTACGGCGACGCCATGCTGATCCTGTAG
- the ruvB gene encoding Holliday junction branch migration DNA helicase RuvB, with protein MTEPRPTTPDRLEGELELDRTLRPTRLEEFVGQEGLKANLRVFIAAALERGEPLDHTLFYGPPGLGKTTLAVIIAHELGVNLRATSGPALERPGDLAGILTNLRDRDVLFIDEIHRLNKVVEEYLYPAMEDYKLDIVIDRGANARTIQLRLPRFTLIGATTRAGLLTSPLRARFGVVGRLDYYRPEELQQILLRSARILGVSITEEAALEIARRSRGTPRVANRLLRRIRDFAQVDGDGVITKEVAERSLERLDVDSSGLDDMDKRILRALIEKFNGGPVGLKTLATAVGEETDTIEEVYEPFLIQQGFLSRTPRGRIATDLAYRHFGLPRPNRPWQQTTLDL; from the coding sequence GTGACCGAGCCGAGACCGACAACCCCCGACCGACTGGAAGGGGAGCTTGAGCTTGACCGGACCCTCCGGCCCACGCGCCTGGAGGAGTTTGTAGGCCAGGAGGGGCTCAAGGCCAATTTGCGCGTTTTCATCGCTGCGGCCCTGGAGAGGGGAGAGCCCCTGGACCATACCCTCTTCTACGGACCGCCGGGTCTGGGCAAGACGACCCTGGCGGTGATTATTGCCCACGAGCTGGGCGTGAACCTGCGGGCCACCTCCGGGCCGGCCCTCGAGCGGCCCGGGGATCTGGCCGGCATCCTCACCAATCTCCGCGACCGGGATGTGCTTTTCATCGACGAGATCCATCGCCTGAACAAGGTGGTGGAGGAGTACCTGTACCCGGCGATGGAGGACTATAAGCTGGACATTGTGATCGACCGTGGGGCCAACGCACGGACCATTCAGCTGCGACTACCGCGTTTTACCCTCATTGGCGCGACCACGCGAGCGGGACTTCTGACCTCGCCGCTGCGGGCCCGCTTCGGCGTGGTGGGCCGTTTAGACTACTATCGCCCAGAGGAGTTGCAGCAGATCCTCCTCCGTTCAGCCCGGATCCTGGGCGTGTCGATCACGGAGGAGGCCGCGCTGGAGATCGCACGGCGATCGCGTGGCACCCCACGGGTGGCCAATCGCCTGCTGCGCCGGATTCGGGATTTCGCCCAGGTCGATGGCGACGGCGTCATCACCAAGGAGGTGGCGGAGCGAAGCCTGGAGCGGCTCGACGTCGACTCCTCCGGCCTGGACGATATGGACAAGCGGATCTTGCGCGCGCTCATCGAGAAGTTCAACGGGGGGCCAGTGGGTCTTAAGACCCTGGCCACCGCGGTTGGGGAGGAGACCGACACCATTGAGGAGGTTTACGAGCCGTTTCTCATTCAGCAGGGCTTCTTAAGCCGCACCCCTCGGGGAAGAATCGCTACGGACCTTGCGTACCGGCATTTTGGGTTGCCCCGTCCCAATCGACCGTGGCAACAGACCACGCTGGACCTGTAA
- the ruvA gene encoding Holliday junction branch migration protein RuvA: MIARLRGRVVEKGFQSVLLDVQGIGFEVAVPLSTAERLIVGSEAELLTYLHVREDTLQLYGFLTRPERELFEHLLSVSGVGPKLALNLLSARGVEVLRKAIAGADLATLTAISGVGRKTAERIVVELREKLGGAARRVGDVYTTLPGAAEEAVLALVSLGFARKEAERALQRVLGEHDGKDLDVDQLIREALRQL, translated from the coding sequence GTGATCGCACGACTGCGCGGCCGAGTAGTGGAGAAAGGCTTCCAATCTGTCCTGTTGGACGTCCAGGGCATCGGATTTGAGGTGGCGGTGCCCCTGTCTACAGCCGAACGTCTCATCGTCGGCTCCGAGGCGGAGCTCCTCACCTACCTCCACGTGCGTGAAGATACGCTCCAGCTATACGGTTTCCTCACCCGCCCTGAAAGGGAGCTGTTCGAACATCTCCTGTCGGTATCCGGGGTGGGACCTAAGCTCGCCCTGAACCTCCTGTCGGCCCGCGGCGTAGAGGTATTACGAAAAGCCATTGCTGGGGCCGATCTGGCCACCCTAACGGCCATCAGCGGGGTGGGGAGGAAGACGGCGGAAAGGATCGTGGTCGAACTTCGCGAAAAGTTGGGAGGCGCAGCACGCAGGGTGGGAGATGTGTACACCACCCTGCCAGGCGCGGCGGAAGAAGCTGTGTTGGCCCTGGTGTCACTGGGCTTTGCACGAAAGGAAGCGGAACGCGCCCTGCAACGGGTCCTGGGCGAGCACGACGGCAAGGACCTGGACGTGGATCAGCTGATCCGCGAAGCGCTGCGCCAGCTCTGA
- a CDS encoding YebC/PmpR family DNA-binding transcriptional regulator — MAGHSKWAQIKRKKARTDAEKGRIFTKLIREITVAARQGGGDEEANPRLRAAIAAAKAANMPAANIEKAIKRGTGELPGVVYEEVTYEGYGPGGVALLIQVVTDNRNRAVAEIRHILSKHSGSLGEQGSVAWMFERKGVVSVPKDGHTEEELLAIVLDAGVEDIREVEDGFELVSAPEDLEAVKRALDQAGISYESAEITMYPKSTVRVEGKEARQVLALLEALEEHDDVQQVFANFDIDESVMQEVESE; from the coding sequence ATGGCAGGCCACTCCAAGTGGGCGCAGATCAAGCGGAAGAAGGCGCGTACGGACGCCGAGAAGGGGCGGATCTTTACGAAGTTGATCCGCGAAATCACCGTAGCGGCGCGGCAGGGTGGAGGGGACGAAGAGGCCAATCCCCGCCTGCGGGCGGCCATCGCGGCGGCCAAGGCGGCCAACATGCCGGCCGCGAACATTGAGAAAGCCATCAAGCGCGGTACCGGCGAGCTTCCGGGGGTTGTCTACGAGGAAGTCACGTACGAAGGGTACGGGCCTGGCGGGGTGGCACTGCTCATCCAGGTGGTCACCGACAATCGCAACCGGGCGGTGGCGGAGATTCGGCACATTCTCAGCAAGCACAGCGGCAGCCTCGGCGAGCAAGGCAGTGTGGCCTGGATGTTCGAGCGCAAGGGCGTGGTGAGCGTGCCCAAGGACGGTCACACGGAAGAAGAGCTTCTGGCGATTGTCCTGGATGCGGGAGTGGAGGACATCCGGGAAGTGGAGGACGGGTTCGAGCTGGTTTCAGCCCCGGAAGATCTGGAGGCGGTCAAACGGGCCCTCGATCAGGCTGGAATCAGCTACGAGTCGGCCGAAATTACGATGTACCCCAAGTCAACGGTGCGGGTGGAAGGGAAAGAGGCGCGTCAGGTTCTCGCTTTGCTGGAAGCGCTGGAAGAGCACGATGACGTGCAGCAGGTCTTCGCCAACTTCGATATCGACGAGTCGGTAATGCAGGAGGTCGAATCGGAGTAG